The proteins below come from a single Triticum aestivum cultivar Chinese Spring chromosome 5D, IWGSC CS RefSeq v2.1, whole genome shotgun sequence genomic window:
- the LOC123125937 gene encoding uncharacterized protein translates to MSSPTRLSWVVLRKHVPVFDAEEKEQEDKIMAEASNDWGNIEDGSWILDQFSLDAHLVEPPELSTLSVRAKIETQERGIGCVLDSVVENYLVMTLVFCDRWYGLVYDAAKNSLSLLPATMDSFAGYDFASRVDSVPFFFLRQHAVLPRDDGSYDLLNLGFRSERRDRVLQGSGIIFRWSSHAAGKKWTKQEARFSPHTQVPRQPAYKVDAAFTFKGKVFWADLMLGDIVCDMPSTRTTTSEDVDHVELDFIHLPQECQGRDFSRSYPKDRRTMGPVGDSIKLISIVTISGDNPRDNTPPADVVLRSWTLLPDLRSWTRDQDMELPLPLLWQSEVYKRERLPQAMPQCPVLKADEDGILYLLLGDYYLDWERRARLCREIECVISIDMRTKSLLSCSHRPIKDGLPAPAPWEEVRPSKDFDPDIPTLLAAKFCANHTGWSDGPLHKEKKNRLIYCRWERRKSSSSRRAFISVALASIVVIIYLQLRGSLSILT, encoded by the exons ATGTCTTCACCGACGAGGCTTTCCTGGGTCGTGCTGAGGAAGCACGTCCCGGTCTTCGACGCCGAGGAGAAGGAGCAGGAAGACAAGATCATGGCCGAGGCGAGCAACGATTGGGGGAACATCGAGGATGGGTCCTGGATACTGGACCAGTTCTCGCTCGACGCGCACCTCGTGGAGCCGCCGGAGCTCTCCACCTTGTCCGTGCGCGCCAAGATCGAGACGCAGGAGCGCGGCATCGGGTGCGTCCTCGACTCCGTCGTGGAGAACTACCTCGTCATGACTCTGGTGTTCTGCGACAGGTGGTACGGGCTCGTCTACGACGCAGCCAAGAACTCGCTTTCACTGCTCCCCGCCACCATGGATTCCTTCGCGGGCTACGACTTCGCGTCGAGAGTTGATTCTGTGCCCTTCTTCTTCCTGAGGCAACATGCCGTCCTGCCACGCGACGACGGCTCCTACGATCTGCTCAATCTGGGGTTCCGGTCCGAGAGACGCGACAGAGTGTTGCAGGGGTCGGGCATCATCTTCCGGTGGTCGAGCCATGCCGCTGGCAAGAAGTGGACGAAGCAGGAGGCGCGCTTCAGCCCGCATACCCAGGTGCCGCGCCAGCCGGCGTACAAAGTAGACGCGGCCTTCACTTTCAAAGGGAAGGTTTTCTGGGCCGATCTCATGCTTGGCGACATTGtttgtgacatgccatccaccCGTACCACTACCAGCGAAGACGTCGATCACGTGGAGCTGGACTTCATCCATCTTCCCCAGGAGTGCCAAGGCCGTGACTTCTCCCGCAGTTACCCCAAGGATCGTCGGACCATGGGCCCTGTCGGGGACTCCATAAAGCTCATCTCCATCGTCACCATCAGTGGCGACAACCCCCGTGACAACACGCCCCCTGCCGACGTCGTGCTGCGGAGCTGGACCCTGTTGCCAGACCTCCGCTCATGGACGAGAGACCAAGACATGGAGCTGCCCTTGCCCCTGCTCTGGCAGTCGGAGGTCTACAAGCGCGAGAGGCTGCCGCAGGCCATGCCGCAGTGCCCAgtcctcaaggccgacgaggatggCATCCTCTACCTCTTGCTGGGAGATTACTACCTGGATTGGGAGAGAAGGGCACGGCTATGCAGGGAGATTGAGTGTGTGATCAGCATCGACATGCGCACAAAGTCTCTCCTGTCCTGCAGCCATCGTCCTATCAAAGATGGCTTGCCAGCGCCAGCGCCGTGGGAAGAAGTCAGGCCTTCCAAAGATTTCGATCCTGACATACCTACCCTGCTTGCTGCCAAGTTCTGCGCGAACCACACTGGATGGTCTGATGGTCCTCTGCACAAGGAAAAGAAGAATCGTCTGATATACTGTAGATG GGAAAGAAGGAAGAGCAGCTCAAGTCGCCGTGCTTTCATCAGTGTGGCTCTTGCTTCGATTGTTGTGATTATTTACCTTCAGCTCCGGGGATCTTTATCGATCTTGACTTAA